The genomic window TTCCCAAAGTTCTTCTTTTCGTCTTCACATCAGCAAGAATATCAGTAAGGAGACGGTTTAGTTTATTCAACTGAGATTCAACTTGATGAAAGTGCTCTATTAACTCctgaaatgggaagaaaaagcTTTTATTTCAAGAACCATATTCCAATACCaactagaaatttaaaatataatttaaaaggaaattctGTGATTTAGTAACTCCTCATAATAAAAACCTGTAACACATACTCTTAATCTCAATGcttagagacagaggcaggaatatctctgagttccaggctagccataTTTACACAATTAATTCCAAAAAAGCCAGGAgtacaaagtgagatcctgtctttaaaaaataaacgaaagaaaaacaaaactctgtaACTAAAGATTACTgggctgaagagacggctcagtgggtaaaggtgcttgctatcaGGTCTAATGACCTGTTTGATTCCCCAAACCTACATGCTTAAAAGAAACAATAGACTTccaattgtcctctgatctttagACATGTGTGCACCACTCTACACACAAAAATGAATGCAATGAAAAGTTTTGGGCATgtgctcatgtctgtaatctcagtagtaagaaagctgaggcaggattgctaTAAGTTTGCGGTCGGACTGgaatatatagtgagttctacaCTAACCTGGACTGCAACATGAGACCCTCTGTcaagcaaataaacaagaaagcaaacaagaagTTTCTACCAGATTTACAGTCTATACAAAATTAACTATAATAAACATCTAAAGGTAATTCTGAAATGACTCAGTGCAAACTCTCACTTCCTAAAGTGTACCTGATCTATTCCGTGTCTTCATATAATCAACAATTATTGAATGCCTACCTTGTATCAAGCACTGTTTTATAACTAttgacacaaaaacaaagaacaaaaactttCTCATGAAGGTCATATTAATGAAACTTCATTGTAGTTTAATCTGTGCCTGAGACATATAAATGCAGGAAAAACCTTGAAATGAAGTCTAATAAAAACCAACTGCTTCAGAATGGACCCACAAATGCTTTGTTATGGGAGTGGGAAGGGCTCAGGAAgcctttcttccatctttccaaGAGGATATACAGGCAGTTAACAATTGGGAGGGAGACTTTTTTAGGTAGTTGAGTTGCCAATAGGTTAACTGCTCATGCTCCAGTAATTGGCCTCTCATTTAAATCCTGTTATTGCAATTAAACTCACTGGTTTACCAAACTAGATTCAGGTGGActcttttattcatttctgtCATTGGTGAGCCTCAGCTAGGTGAGTAGATGGTTTATTTATATCACCTGAAGAACTTGAAATATCAGTGGGGTGGATTTTGGGCAATCAGCCAGACCACCAACCATTAATTATGTCTGCCTCCACATTGACTAAAGGATATATGGAGCCACAATTGTCCTGGGGTTGCTAGAAATGATATGTAGGTTATTTGAGTATATTATATAATCACACTGACAATAAAAATACACAGTAGCATGCTTTCttcaatcattaaaaaaaaaaaaaacctgcctcacaaaaacttccttttctctttttttctgtcctataaaataaaattacacagaATACTTAATGAAAACCATGCTAATACATGTAATTCTTCTGCTTAAGAACTTGTGAAAGccttaatatttaatacatttgATTTCTTCACTTTCGGCATTTAAAGGATTTTAACAAGTCTCTAGAGTAGTCCAATCAAATTCTACTCTTCAAAGCTGTAGCCAGTTACCAGCAGAGGGTCTCCTAAAGTTTGTAGCTATAACTACTTCCAATATTCCAGAGCTTCTGGGCATGGACCACAAACAACTGAGAgcttgttataaaaataaaattcctggGCCTCAATTCAGGCTAAGTTATTCAATCTCTGAAACAGAGCCAGGAATCAACATTTCAATACTCTGCTCCCTGGTGATTCCAATGTACAAATTAAAAAATGACTGCTTTTAGACCTGCCACATATGCCTATTTCACAGATTAGTACtgtgaaaaaaaaggaaaaaagaaaaagcatgtatTGTAcatatagaaattttaaatacagaaagGCAATCCTCTATTTGCTAAAataacaacttttctttcttaacatAGCATTAATATTATATATCCTTTTATAGTGGCTGAAAATCTTATAAATTTTCAAATTCTGTACATGAAACTCaaaattatctgaaaaaaaaaatatatatatactaggaattaaaaaaaaaaacataagatttCTGTATGGTGGCATAAGCCCATAATATGGGAGATTTTGAGCTGGAGACCAGTATAGGCTACGTAACAAGACTCCGCCTCTCAAATTCCAGTAAATATTAATTAGTTTAATGGAATAGGGTAATCTTTTCttcaaaatactttttataagaaacatttttaaagttattattttttttcatttgaataagtatttttgtttgcatgtatgtatgtgaaccacatgtatgcctggtatcCACAAAAGCAGAGGACATCAGAAccagagtcacagatggttgtgagcgccatgtccatgtgggtgctaggaatgcaacacaagtcctctgtaagagcagtaagtgctctttaactactgagccagctctccaggcccttacaataaacagaatttttaaagcattttaaatttctaGGTAAATACTCACCTGATCACAAAGCAATAGCTGATTCCCTCCATGATACAAAGCATCACAAAGCATGTCCACGTCATTATTCAGTTTGGACAAAAAGGAAAAATGCTCTTGAGTAGATACTGCCAACTGATCTTGTATTTGAGAAACATCTTGTTTCAATTTTTCAGCTACTTCTTCCAGGCGTTCATGGGTtataaacaattctttttttttattgtctccTTCTAAAAGTTGATAAAgcctaaaatacaaaaatattaaagagaattaaatttaattaaaattaaagagaaaaatgtttaagtTAGTAGTTTTCAAAATTATAACCCACCAAATTTGGTCACAGATAGTGACAGCTAATTAACAACTAAAAAGTAGTAACCTATGTGTTTCTAATGTTGAGCAATTGAACCGATCTCAGGTATAGTATTATTTCAGAGGAGAAATCTCTAAATTTGAGTACATGGTAGAACCCTGTCATCTTGGCACTCAGGAAACTAAGGTAGATGGATTAGGGGCtcaaggctacatagcaaattcaaagccaataagacactatctcaaaagataagtaattctttaaaagaaatatctgAATTTCTAGTTTCTCCATCTTCCATATTTTAGATATAAACTTCATCTTGATTCTTAACTAACATTAGTTTACTGCAAAGTAAGTTTCAATGATATGTCCCAAGAAAACACTTCTTTTACAGAATATATCTATGATATGGCAGCAGCAACAATGACATAAGAAAAGTCAATCTTTAATGCTTATTTCACAAAATTGTAGTgggattaaaagagaaaaactaaaaatataagacCTATATAAATGGCCATTAACAACAAACTGCCTATTTTAATTTGTTCAGTATTTGGTTGGTAAAAATCTTGCTAATTAACAAAACCATTTTAACACTGCACTTAATAACAGAAAAATTCATCAGCCTATAAGACAAAAGATAAATCTAAAGCAACATGTTACGCCTGCCTTATAAAAAGACACACTCTTTTTACTCATACATACATCAACATatagcttgctttctctctgttcacacacacaaatctttttttttaacccctaaaataggatttctctgttagcctggctgtcctagaacttgctacgtaaaccaggctggacttgaactcagaaatccatctgcctctgccttctaaattcTGGATTAAAAGCTAAAGTATGTTATTCTGATCCTACCAAAAAAATGAGGAATAGcatacaaaatgtgtgtgtgtgtgtgtgtgtgtgtgtgtgtgtgtgtgtgtatacacatgcacatgggaAGCCCAAAGGTTAATGTTGGGGGTATTCTGCAAACACTCTGCCTCACTTTTAAGTCTCtcatgaacctggagctcacccatTCTATGAGACTGGCTAACCAGCAAGCACTAGGAAtccttcctcctctacctctccagtgcAGAGATGACATGAGTGTGCCACTGCACCTGGCTTCTTTATCTAGTTTCTGGAGGATCAAATTGAGGTTCTCAAACTTGTACACAGCACTACAGTGACTGAGCTATCTCCGCAGCCCTCACCAGTCTCCATgccaattctttctttctttctttaaaatacaaagtctcattgtgcagctcaggctgtcctagaattcttGCTGTGTatcccaagctgacctcaaattcaagaTTCTCTTGCCCCAGCTTCCAGAAAGTTGAAATTAAATATGTAATCCCATTACCACACAGGATTTAAAACAAAAGTGTTTGCTGAACATTATTACATAGCCCACAAAGGCCTCAAACTTAGTATAGCTCTGCCCCAACcttctaggtgctgggattacagatatgagccaCACATCAAGCAGAGTACAGACTTTTGAAGTCTAATACTTTCAACCTTCAATTCCAGTATCCTGTTATCATCAATTGCTTAGAGATCCAGAAAGGGCTAGCTTTCATTTTAGTAATCTACTTCATCAAAAAGGGAAATAAAGTCTTCCCTCCCTACTACCACCTTCCCGATACAATCAGTATCATGCCCAGCAATACCTATGTATTCAAATTTTCTGTCCCAAATCTAAGTGTCTAAGTGGgagtaaaatattttatcactttACTCCCCCAACTTAGTACTTCCGCTCTAAAGTGGCGACATTCAGACCTAACATGAACAGAAAGggaacaaaaaaatttaaaggatgaAAAGACTAGCAGAAAGGAAAAATCtgaatacaaataatttttaagccTTTAAAATTTCTGTTCCAACTCTCTAgtatttcacaaaaataaaagaaaaaaatgctaagGAAGCAATGACATATACATACCTATGAGTAGAATGATCTTTGGTGTTGATGGGAGTCCTTGAGGTTAACTGCTCAGATGCTGGTAGTCCTGTTAACATTGCCAGGTGCTGGCAGAGCACCATGTTTCTTTGACTGAGTTGCTGAACCAAACTCTCCAGTTGCCGATATGTATCCCAGTGTTTTCTCAACTCAATCTCATACGATAACTGGACAAGCTCAAACGATGCTTTCTGCTTCATCAACTCATTTAACACTAGCTCTTGCCTTGCTGTATAATAATCTTGTTTAGCAATCTGCAGATCAAAATCGCCCTTTACAACTGGCATGTTCAATAGCTGGGCATTCTCTTTTACCAAAGCAGGCAAACTTTCGTCTTTTATATGAGTGATTTGTTCTTCAAGTTTTAGAATCTCACTATTCAAGCTAGAAAGTTTTGCATCCAAATTTTCTTTACCAATAACCTATACAAAGAAAGCAGTAATATTTTAAACTGTAggtttaaacttttattttaaattattttcattttttcttttaggtgGCCAGATAATATATGCAATGAATAAAAACTAACTTACTAGGATAAGCCAAAACtagttttaaaggaaaatatgaacTAAGTCGAGAGAAAAGCCAGCATGAACTACTGAACTTCAGTGCttttacactatatatatatatatatatatatatatatatatatgttaatggCTAACAAACTAGAAGATCTCATCATTATCTTTAAAAAGCATATTACTCATAACAAATGAagatttagtttttcttttatgtagtATTTTCTTAGTCCATGAGCTGATTATAGCAGATTTGTGAGATTCTGTATTGATTCAGAAACCTCTACATTTTTATTCAACTATCTAGTGGTTATATTATCAAGAAAACAAGCTTCTAAAGAGTGCAGATGAACAACTGCAATATATCTACATATTCTCAACAAGTAAAGAGAAATTCATTCCACTGAATCCTGGACTTCATTAATACCATCTTCTTGTCAGAGGAAGCAAGGCAGGATACTCATAGTCAAGCAAGTAGTTTCTTTGGTGTATACCATAAAACAGAAACCCCAGTTTAATCTGTATTTGAAATGacacaattttcaaattcataatGCAAATTAAGGTATTTTTACCAAAAATTAACTCAGTAATATGACTGAGGATAAAATTACTAAATTCTAGTAATATGACtaataatatatttgtattaaacACATACTGCAGATAAGTACtaagcaaatataaaattaaagttagATTCCTTTTCTAAAATAGCAATATTAAACTATATTTCTAATAATTACAATGTGGATTCAGTCTTATTTCTTATGTTTACCTCATTGGTTAGTCTATGAAGATTGTCTTCTGCCCATTTTATACTTGACTTCATGCTCAAATTACTTGCTTTCAAGTATATGATCTGCCGTTGAGCACAGATGCATGCTATCTGGAGTCTAACCATCTCCAGTCGTCGATCCCCAAAGATTTTTTCATTTTCACAAATAGATGGTGTTTGTATATCTAAAAGTTGAAAATTCTCTTCATTTGAACTTTCAACTACTTCATGTATACCTTGGAAGAATTGCTTTTTTGTATATAAGGTTAAGGCTGCTGTGCTCTGCTCTTCTTGGCTTATATATTTTCCCAAGGAAAGCTGAGATAAAAACACCATTGGATTTGTCCTTTCACTTAAATTAGAATTTCTaaagaatataatcaaattaTTAATTCTATCAGTAAGAACCTGAAGTTCATTACTGAGCTTGGTATTCACAGTATTTAGGAACCCTTGTTTTTGTTTCAGCTTCTTAGTGGCTTCCTCTTGTTTAGCATTTAATGCCAGAGACTTGTAGCTAGTTTCAGAAGCCATTAACTGGTATTTATTCTGTCGCTGaatttttgagttttttaatttctgcagcatttGAACCTCATCTTCTAATTTCTGTATCTCTTCGTCATCCAGTTTACATGTTTTCAAATCAAAAGTTTTACAGGTTCTAAGAACTTCAACCAATGCTGCTCCTTCTAGGATGGGCTTGCCTGATCGCTGAAGATCGCTGAAAGCTTCCAATTCTTTTTCAGACAATACGTTTTGTTCATTCACGTTCCCACAAAACCATTTCAAAAATGACTCATCTTCAACAGCCTCAAACAGCCAGTCAAAATCTTCTCCATTAAGAATATCAGCTTTGGGATAACCAATCTTTTTCAGTGTTTCCACAAACTCATTTCCACAACTCATGGTTTAACTACTCCtgttttttatatttgatatGAATTTATGGTTTCTTAAAACTAAgttcaaatagaaaaaaacatgtttaagtccatagaagaaagaaaaaaaatacaatctatAATGTGTTTCCTAGTGGGGGGAAGAACACAAGTATTAGACCACAAACAAGTCGAATGCATTTAATATACAGATAATTTTATCAGATGACATCAGGACTTAAGTGAAAGGCAGATAGATGCAGGTGCAATatctgacaaaaagaaaaacagaagcaatCAGGGTGTTGCATAAGACATTACAACAGTAATGAAGAATCTAATTCATGAAGATATAACAACTTAAAAACCTGATTTTTTTCCAATGATAAAATTACTTAAATACTTACCTCAATCAGCGTCCATCAGGTTCAAACGACTCGACCTATAGATATAACCAGCCTAGTGCAGAGAAAATCAGGACAAGTTGTCAAGTTTCAGTAGCCATCAGTCATCaagtaaaaagttttattttgaccagAGCACAATGAACCACGACTTGAGCCAAACGAAGGTCAGTGGCAATGGCAGGTCTTAAAATCACAATATATTTTACACTCTGGTGGCAACATTTCTGGGTAGGTTTTTGTTTCTGAGTATCCCCACTTAACAGCTCTAATAAAACATATCCACAAAAGTACCGAattgctgttttttaaaaatgaataacagATAAGGGCATATTTCAGGTTTAACGTTTGCCTAGTATAATTAAGGCCTTGAGTTTTAGCCGCAGCATCCGAAAATAAAGCAACCAACCCCAGCCAGAGGACCGGCCAAGCACCTCCGCCCCAACCCCCGGCACGAAGCCTCAGCCTCTCCACACACCCCGCGCCCGGGCCCAACGACCTCTATCGATGCCTCAAGTAGGCTGTAGGAGGGTAGCAGCGGCCCGGCCAGTCGCGAACACAAGCCCCTTACCTCAGGAAGCCCCTGCCACTCCCCTCCGCCAGCCTCCAACCGCGCGCGCCGCACTGCCTCACGGGACTGTCAGAATACGCACGCGCAGATTACAACATCCGTAATGTTTGAGCAGAGGGCGGGGTATCACGGAGACGGCGAAGGAGGAGCCGCTGACCAGCCCCCTTCAAGAAGTTAGGGCAAAGTGATTGGTTCTCCTGCCAGACGCTCCGCCCCTTCACCACGCCTctattccccccccacccccccgcccgcCGACCTTCCCTCTAGGCTCAAGAGGATTGGTTTTCTCATTAGAGACTCTGCCCTCGCTccgccccaccccgcccccgcTCTGGAGTTAGCGTCTCGGTCTCTTCCGGCCGCAGGCTGCTACAGCCATTCAGGCCTGTCTAGTTCAGTTAGGCCTCCTGTCCCAAGTATGGTTTGCAGTCTTTGACACTACTAGGGGACTGGAAGCTTGAGGCCGAACACATCCCTCCTACCCCAAAAGCtcttaccaccaccactacccctGGTAGGGTGACCCAACGTGGTGCTAATAACAAGGTCAGTAGCTGGGTCCCTATCAGGTCTCTTGCAGGGTAGGATTGTTGGCTATAGAATCTTTTACAATAGTTATTTAGCAAAGAACACTTAACTCCCAAGGCCTCTATGACTTCCAAGCAAAAGCTGACTTTCTCCAAGATCCCATCCTCAAAATATCAAGGTGTAAAGTACATTAGTTTTGTAATGCATTCAACTCAAAAGTACAGACATTCTGAGGATGCTAGGATGCCGGCTGTCATTCAATGAAAGACAGAATGCTGAACTAAGGCTAAGTCTGATGCAAGCCTAGTTATTGTCCTATAGTCCCAGAAAACTGACCTTTGGAGTTACAGTTGGCATTGGTAACAACTtgtctgttcatttttttctatcagaCATTTGCAACTTACCAAGCTCTTTTAAGATGACATATAAGTTCACAAGGTGTGGGCTATGATCATTAAAAAATAGTACTCCCCTCGTCCAGTCACAAATAGGGTGATGTATCAGACACGGTTCTAGTCTAGTTACCACTAGGTAGAATTCTTTCTGGATCATTTTCCCGGGgcttgttttgtgagacaaggaTTTGCTTCATGCCCCAGGCTGGGgttgaactcaagatcctcctacTCTAGCatctccaa from Arvicanthis niloticus isolate mArvNil1 chromosome 7, mArvNil1.pat.X, whole genome shotgun sequence includes these protein-coding regions:
- the Haus3 gene encoding HAUS augmin-like complex subunit 3, which produces MSCGNEFVETLKKIGYPKADILNGEDFDWLFEAVEDESFLKWFCGNVNEQNVLSEKELEAFSDLQRSGKPILEGAALVEVLRTCKTFDLKTCKLDDEEIQKLEDEVQMLQKLKNSKIQRQNKYQLMASETSYKSLALNAKQEEATKKLKQKQGFLNTVNTKLSNELQVLTDRINNLIIFFRNSNLSERTNPMVFLSQLSLGKYISQEEQSTAALTLYTKKQFFQGIHEVVESSNEENFQLLDIQTPSICENEKIFGDRRLEMVRLQIACICAQRQIIYLKASNLSMKSSIKWAEDNLHRLTNEVIGKENLDAKLSSLNSEILKLEEQITHIKDESLPALVKENAQLLNMPVVKGDFDLQIAKQDYYTARQELVLNELMKQKASFELVQLSYEIELRKHWDTYRQLESLVQQLSQRNMVLCQHLAMLTGLPASEQLTSRTPINTKDHSTHRLYQLLEGDNKKKELFITHERLEEVAEKLKQDVSQIQDQLAVSTQEHFSFLSKLNNDVDMLCDALYHGGNQLLLCDQELIEHFHQVESQLNKLNRLLTDILADVKTKRRTLGTNKLLQVERELYVYFFKDEDYLKDVVENLENQLKIKASGLKD